The window CAGCCACTGGGCTCGGTGTCCAACCTGCCGGTGGGCTGGGCTGGCTACTGATCTGGTCGCCTGTGCCATCTCTGAGCCCTGGTGAGgcgggtgggtggggtggggcctgaCCTAGGAACTGGTCTCATGGACACTGGAGCAGGCTCTGGACCCAGGCTTCTCCGGAGTTTGGCCAAGCGACCTGGTGTCTTCGCAGGTACAACAGCCTGAGCATCCTCCCAGCAGCTCTGGGGAAGCCCGTGCGTGATGTGGCTGCCAAGGTGTGTGCGGGTCAAGGGTGTACAGGCCGGGGGGTGGTGGGAGCTCCCAGGAGCCTTTCTTCTAGGATTGACTCAGGCTGTACCCACTCCTGACAGGCCAAGGCTGTTGGCATCCAGGGGAACTTGTCTGGGGACCTGCTGCAGAGCGGAGGGCTGCTGGTGGTCAGCAAAGGTGGGTCGAGGGAGGGGCCTCGGCCACTGCCTCAAGGAGGGCCTTGCTGAACTTGGTGGCCCAGCCCAGGCCCTCTCTCTGGCTTGTCAGTCTCATCACAGCCCCTCCGCCGCAATGTGGCCTGGTTCTGCGTGTCTGCTGGGCTGAGTGGGGCTGTGGCAGAACAGCTCACTCATCTGGGTAGCCGGGTGGGGGATATGGCTGGCCAGGGCTGCCCTACCCTCCCTCCTCCTGGTATGTGGCTGTGAGGTGCAGGCGGCCTCCGGGGTGCCGTGACTGCCTGCCCGCTGCTACAGGTGGTGATAAAGTGCTCCTGCATTTCGTCCAGAAGTCCCCAGGCGACTACGTCCCCAAGGAGCACATCCTGCAGGTCCTGGGCATCTCTGCGGAGGTCTGTGCCAGCGACCCGCCTCAGGTGAGCTGGGCCTTGGGGGCGCTGCCTGCCAGCCCACGCCCTGCCCCTAGGTCCCCTGGGAGGAGCACTCGGCTTGGCTGGGAGCTGAGCCACAGCGCTGTGGGCATCATGCCAATTGTGCCCTGGGATATGGATGCCACTGTGACCCCACTTGCAGAGTGGGGCAGGCTGAGAGGGGCCGAAGGGCAGCATGGCTGGATGGACAGGCACCTTGGGACTGTCCTCAGAGGTGGGGGCGACACATGGGGTGGCGGGCAGAGAGGCGTGTCCTCTCAGCCTTGGGAGGGCTGGGGATTGTCCAAGGGGGCCCTCCAGGCATTTGTCTGATCCAGTGTCCAGCGGCCCCATGGGACCCTGCTGTCCCCACAGTGTGACAGAGAGGTGTGAGGGAGGCGAAGGCCCTGGCCTCCGAGGATCTGGGTGGCGTCTGCTGCCCTAGGTGTGCTGGAAGTCCACTTGGAAGAACTGTTCCGGAGGCGCTGGGTCGGGATGCCGAACCTCTCCTGATCCGCCGGCAGCAACGAGCCATTAAAACTGCAGTTCCTGACCACGCACTGCTTCGCAGGCTCCGAGCCCTGCATCCTCCACAGCCCCCGCCTTGCTCACTGTTGGGCCCTCAGGGCGGGCAGGGTGGCTGTGAGTCCCAGGTGTCATCTTCCTGCTCTGCGACTTTCTCTGGAGACCTTGGGCCTTTGGCCTGTGGGGCACTGGGGATGGTAACCTCACTGCCCCGTCACTCCCTTCAAAGGCGACAGACCCAAGCCCACGTCAGGAGAGGAGCGTGGGGTCAGCTCCAGCAGGGTCGGGGTCAGTGCCTGTGTCTGGTGGGGGCCACTCAGGAGAGTTGGGTTTTCAGGGCAGAGATGGGCTTGATTCCACCTGGTGGGGTGGGTGGACCCTGGAGACTCTCAGGTGATGGGCCAGCCTGCCCCAAGGCTCTTTACTGATGTCAGAATCATTGTTTGCACCTGCTGGGTATGGCCTTTGGGGCGGCCGGCCCGGGAGGGTCTTAGTCTAATTAGGTGTGTCCAGCTTCTTGGCCACCTTTCCCTGGGGACCCTAACAGGCCCAGAGCAGAGCCCCTTACCTCCCAGGTCAGACTACCTGCTCAGGCCCTCCCCTCCCATGCAGGCCGATGACAACTGCAGCCCTCTCTGCACTCCCTAGTCCAGACCTGGGGACCACTGTGGGTTCCTGTGGGTCTCCCGGCTCCCTTCCTGCCCCCAATGCCACCCTTGCAGTggccatttaaaaatgcatagcaGGTGACCCACTGCGTCCCTTTGCGTTCAGCCCCTCCTCTGGCTTTCAGTTACACCAAGCTAAAATTTCAGGTTCCCAGCTGCAGCTCTCTGGGTCCCCCGGTGCCCCAGTGGGGCTCCCCGCATCTGAATGTGTGGTCCCTGGGGGTGGGCACTTGGGGGCATCCTGGTCACTGCTGGCCCTAGCATTGGACCCTAGGAGACCTGACTGGAACTGGCTCCCTCCCCATCAGCTCCCAGCTGTCACTCTCTCCCACCCCCGGGCAGCTGTTTTGCCCAAGACCACTGCTACCTGTTTACCCACCCTGGTCCCTCCCAGACAAGCAAggcctctgatttctttgaagcATTTACTTAGCTCAAGTCTGAAGCTGTAGATACTGGAAGACAATGCACCTTGGAGGGTGGGCAGGACACAGTTGATTGTCTCTACAGAGCTGTGACGGGGGCACTGAGCCCCGCGGGTGTCTGTGGAGGGGGCTCCGGTCCAGGTACTGCACTGGACACTGCTCATCCCTGGGTGTCAGGCAGGTGGCTGCACCCTAGGCCAGGCGCAGAGGCCTGGCAGGCAGGCTTGGCATGGTTGGCCGGGGCGGGACGTACACTGGGTCGCCGCTAGCTGCACCTTCGCACAGATGCCTCCGAGCAGCGGGTGGGCGTGGGCCGCACAGCGCGGCAGGGCCTTGGCTACCACACGCGGCATCGCTCCTTGGGGTGCATGGGGGTGCCCCGGGCACAGTGGAACGTGTCTGCGAAGGCGGCCAGGTTCTGCAGCGACCCCAGTAccctgtgggtgggtgggtgtgacAGCAGGAGCATTGCCATCTTGGACAAACATGGCCATTTTAAGTTCTCCGTGATTAAAAACCAGCCCAaaacatcagcctaatggctCATGTCAGTATGAGCAGAAACATTTCAACCATGAGATAAACCCCCATCTGACCAGAAACATGCCAATCCTGAGAATAACCTCCCCTCCAGCCAGAGATATTCCAACTCTGCAATAAAACTCTCCTTCACACAGAAACATTCGCAGCCTGCGGTAGGCTCCCCCTTCCTAAACCCTTAAATGCCCTTAGTCTGTAAGAGAATGTCCCTGACCGAAAtcggccagaagcccctctcaggtttattcccaaaataaacctgtctctGTTGAGCCACTTTTTGTGCTTTCTTCTTTTACAGGccactggggtgggggtgagggggttGTGGGTGGCAAGGGGGTTGTGAGCATGGGAGACTTGCCTGTACTTCAGGGGACTGTGGACGTCTGTCTTGATGGATTGGATGGCGAACTCGGGCCGGTAGGACCCGCACCACACCTGTGGGCATGTTGGGGGCGTGGCTACAGGTGGCGTGGTGGGGTGGccaggaggggtgggggagggtctCCACTATCCCCAGGCTGCCCCTTctagggtggggtgaggggagtcAGCAGGTGCTCCCCTCCTCCCATCAGCATTGAAATCCTGTCCAGCTCCCGCCCCCTGCCCCTCATGCTTTTCCCCCAAGGGGCCTTCCATGCTGGGCTCTGGTCCCTGGAGGTGCCCCAGAGTGGGCCCTCCAGAGATGAGTGGGGAAGCATGGGGATGGTGGGACCAGGACTGCGGCTGCCACCTGGGCATAGTTGATGAAGAAGAGCTGCTCATGGGTGAGATCCAGGCCGGGCAGCTGCTGGTCCTTGCCACCCTCTGCCATCCACTTGAGGTAGGCCTGCAGGCACCAGACAGGAGCTGAGCTCAGGCCTGCCAGCCTGGACTCCAGAACCCTCAGATCTCAGGGCAGAGCAGAGGTCTGGCTCCAGGACCTACCCCTGTGGGGGTCCTGCTGCTGCAAGGGCCCTTCACACACCCCACGGATGAGCGCTCACCACCTCAGTCACTCAGGGACCCCTGAGCTGGGCCCTCGGGGGGGGATCCCTGGCCAGACAGCCCACTGCACACCACCTGTCCCGAATGAGCCCCTGACGCCCCCTCCCCTGAGGCACTGGTGCCCCCCTCCCCTGCAGCGCTGATGCCCCCCCTCCCCTGCCATGCTGACGCCCCCTCCCCTGCTGTGCTGGCACCCCCTCCCCTGCCGCGCTGATGCCCCCTCCCCTGATGCACTGGCGCCCCCTCCCCTGCCATGCTGACGCCCCCTCCCCTGCCGTGCTGGCGCCCCCTCCCCTGCCGCGCTGACGCCCCCTCCCCTGCCGCGCTGACGCCCCCTCCCCTGCCGCGCTGATGCCCCCTCCCCTGCCGTGCTGGCGCCCCCTCCCCTGATGCACTGGCACCCCCTCCCCTGCCGCGCTGACGCCCCCTCCCCTGCCGCGCTGACGCCCCCTCCCCTGCCAGGCCCCACCTTATAGGCTTGCCGCACCCCTCCGTTGTCAGCAATGTTTTCCCCAAGGGTGTTGAATCCGTTCACCTGCGCACAGGAGACAGGATTGGGGCAGCCCCGGCCCTGACTTCCCTCTCCctcagggccagggctggggctccGGTACCCCCGCAGCCTGGGTGCTGGTGGCAGCGCTCACGTTCTGTTCGTCTGCCAGGTCCCAGGAGTAGTTGCCGTACTGGTAGATCATGCACTCTGACTGCTCCCGGAAGTGCTGGGTGGAGAAGTTACTCCACCAATCCATCATGTTGCCATTCTTGTCGAAGTTCCGGCCTGGGCAGGGGCAGAGGAGGGCTGCCCACATGCCCCTGGctgcactgtgcctggccccacggcagccactgtgcctggccgctcCTGCCCCTCCTGCAGCCAGCCCCAGTACGGAGAGCCCACAGTCTGAGTAGGCTGAGCCTGGAAGAGCATCGCGGGCTCCAAGGGGCAGCAGCTGTCTGGGGCTACACAGCCCCCAGAGAAGGAGGGCTTCAGTGGTCTCCCATGCCACCCCCTGAGGCTAGGGCCTAGCACCTGGGTCCTGTGGTCTTGGAGGCATCATGGTTTAAGGGCTCCTCCTGGGATGCCCAAACTCTAAGTTCCAGGCGAGAGGAGTACGTGGTCCCTGGGGACAAGGACTGCCCACGGAAGGTCCGGATGGCCGAGCCACAGGGGAAAACCAGCTGGGGCCCCTGTCCCAGGCAGGGCAGTCCCCACCGAGGGGCGGAGGTCAGCATGGCCATGGCGGGGGTAGCACACCCCCCGGTGGAGGATGCTGGCCGTCTGGagagtctcccaggctgggatCTGGGCTTCGCTGCTGTATTGGGCAGTGTTGTCGTCCCCATGTCACAGGCCGTGGGAGGGAAGTGCCCAGTGCCAGGTGGAGTCAGGGTCATGGGCTGGAGTCCCTGGGTCCCCTCCTCCATGCTGGGAGTCAGTGCCCCCAGACAGGGCCCCAGCCTGGCATTCAAAGCCTGCTCTGCCCCCACAGCTCCCTGAGGACCTGGCCTCGGTGTCCCCACTGAAACCGTGAAGGGGTTGAATGGAGCGCCCCCAGgccccttcctggctgcttcTCCGCGGAGAGGGGAGGGCGTGTGTGATTGGAGGGGCGGCCGCTCACCATTGTCGTCAAAGCCGTGCGTGATCTCGTGCCCGATCACCATCCCAATGCCTCCAAAGTTCAAGGCCTGTGGCTGCTC of the Homo sapiens chromosome 1 genomic scaffold, GRCh38.p14 alternate locus group ALT_REF_LOCI_1 HSCHR1_1_CTG3 genome contains:
- the PRXL2B gene encoding prostamide/prostaglandin F synthase isoform a (isoform a is encoded by transcript variant 1), producing the protein MSTVDLARVGACILKHAVTGEAVELRSLWREHACVVAGLRRFGCVVCRWIAQDLSSLAGLLDQHGVRLVGVGPEALGLQEFLDGDYFAGELYLDESKQLYKELGFKRLWTQASPEFGQATWCLRRYNSLSILPAALGKPVRDVAAKAKAVGIQGNLSGDLLQSGGLLVVSKGGDKVLLHFVQKSPGDYVPKEHILQVLGISAEVCASDPPQCDREV